Proteins encoded by one window of Arabidopsis thaliana chromosome 2, partial sequence:
- a CDS encoding disease resistance protein (TIR-NBS-LRR class) → MDYGACELVEDIARDMYEKIFPTKRIGIYRKMLKLEKIVYKQLWGIRSIGIWGMPGIGKTTLAEAAFDQFSGDYEASCIIKDFDKEFLAKGLYHLWNEYLGENINNSFIKSGQKRLLIVLDNVLKPLDADAFLNGFDWFGPGSLIIITSRDKQVLVQCGVNQIYEVEGLNKDEAKQLLHGCAFGIDWRKQSGLETLAPYYISVKYFSGNPLALSLYEEMLSHMKSDKMEVKLLKLNHPPPQIMEVFKSNYNALNENEKSMFLDIACFFRGEKADYVMQLFEGCGFFPHVGIYVLVDKCLVTIVKRKMEMHNLIQIVGKAISNEGTVELDRHVRLWDTSIIQPLLEDEETKLKGESKGTTEDIEVIFLDMSNLKFFVKPDAFKSMHNLRFLKIYSSNPGKHQRIRFREALQSLPNELRLLHWEDYPLQSLPQHFDPTHLVELNMPYSKLQKLWGGTKNLEMLKMVRLSHSQDLVEIEELIKSKNIEVIDLQGCTKIQSFPATRHLQHLRVINLSGCVEIKSTQLEEFQGFPRNLKELYLSGTGIREVTSSIHLSSLEVLDLSNCKRLQNLPMGKGNLASLIKLMLSGCSKLQNIQDLPTNLKELYLAGTSIREVPSSICHLTQLVVFDAENCKKLQDLPMGMGNLISLTMLILSGCSELRSIPDLPRNLRHLNLAETPIKKLPSSFEDLTKLVSLDLNHCERLQHLQMESFESVVRVDLSGCLELKYILGFSLQDITQLHEDGTDKVMLHGTPPCNVTLILETWRTRHVTPMEKSGSKFYLKLMPFVTTPYRSKLQSSLVFRMYAMVSLFLSKAYLLDIHIPQEICNLLSLKTLDLSGNNFGKLPESIKQFRNLESLILCHCKNLESLPELPQSLEFLNAHGCVCLKNIHRSFQQFPRHCTFSNCFEISPDIVREILEARVAQMVIDHTLQKLIEAPAFSFSVPAFRDPNYIFHLNRGSSVMIRLTPSIETLLGFQISVAVAFWNDSYSNAGFGIRCVCSWKNKKGLSRRLERIFSCWNPKEVVQKSHMFIFYDVSMHPCVVDGNDFNILDDVVHFELLPVSRENKILDDCCTVTECGVYAITENVDQTNLDFRGPSFALLPPYKKRKRSFSGSEDIEMENQRLNISKTKQGDVPEKISQADTAYLTSPSLLQRRSHQVFLSFSEDVPRYFVSYLIKKLKWIGITVVYSGFMGGKSMSRPEVTQAIEESSISVVILSKDYVSSSKCLDELVEIIRWREENLGNRVMPIYYEMGTSDVMKQAKTIGNRLVETYLGKVVEKPELRWMRALAYIVNIVGESSQYWVDKAKMIEKTVVDVSNQMNILESNEAGLLFIYQEEENMENFKRNVYDEMNGVRIIPIWHVYAFLLIYLFLLILKSRFILRDVIHK, encoded by the exons ATGGATTATGGTGCTTGTGAACTAGTGGAAGACATTGCTAGGGATATGTATGAAAAGATTTTCCCTACCAAACGAATTGGGATCTACAGGAAGATGCTGAAGttagaaaaaattgtttacaagCAACTATGGGGTATCCGCAGCATAGGCATATGGGGTATGCCAGGCATAGGAAAAACAACACTTGCCGAAGCAGCATTTGACCAATTTTCTGGTGATTATGAAGCTTCTTGCATCATCAAAGACTTCGACAAAGAATTTCTTGCGAAAGGACTTTATCATTTGTGGAATGAATACTTAGGggaaaatataaacaattcTTTTATCAAGTCCGGACAAAAAAGACTTCTTATCGTCCTTGACAATGTTCTTAAACCTCTGGATGCAGACGCTTTTCTTAATGGGTTTGATTGGTTTGGTCCAGGGAGCCTGATAATCATAACCTCTAGAGATAAACAAGTACTAGTGCAGTGTGGCGTCAACCAAATATATGAGGTTGAAGGTTTAAACAAAGATGAGGCTAAGCAACTACTTCACGGATGCGCATTTGGAATAGACTGGAGAAAACAGAGTGGGTTGGAAACTCTTGCACCTTACTATATTTCTGTCAAATATTTTAGTGGAAACCCTCTAGCTCTTAGCCTTTATGAAGAAATGTTGTCACACATGAAGTCAGATAAAATGGAGGTTAAGCTCCTCAAGCTCAACCACCCTCCACCTCAGATTATGGAAGTATTCAAGAGCAATTACAATGCACTTAATGAGAACGAGAAGAGCATGTTTCTAGACATTGCTTGTTTCTTCAGGGGAGAAAAGGCGGACTACGTGATGCAACTGTTTGAAGGATGTGGATTCTTTCCACATGTTGGAATATATGTTCTAGTGGATAAGTGTCTGGTGACTAttgtaaaaagaaagatggaaaTGCATAATCTGATCCAGATTGTTGGGAAGGCGATTTCAAATGAAGGAACTGTAGAACTTGATAGGCATGTCAGACTATGGGACACTTCAATCATTCAACCTCTgctagaagatgaagaaaccaaattaaagGGTGAATCTAAG GGTACTACTGAAGATATTGAAGTCATATTTCTAGACATGTCTAACTTGAAATTCTTTGTCAAACCTGATGCTTTCAAGAGTATGCATAATCTTAGATTTCTGAAGATTTATAGTTCTAATCCTGGAAAGCATCAGAGAATTCGCTTTCGAGAAGCTCTTCAGTCTCTTCCCAATGAGCTACGGCTACTCCACTGGGAGGATTATCCTCTACAATCCCTGCCACAACATTTTGATCCTACGCACCTTGTTGAACTCAACATGCCTTACAGTAAACTTCAAAAACTTTGGGGTGGAACCAAG aACCTTGAGATGTTGAAGATGGTCAGGCTTAGTCACTCGCAAGATCTAGTTGAAATTGAAGAACtgataaaatctaaaaatattgaaGTAATCGATCTCCAAGGTTGTACAAAAATACAGAGTTTTCCAGCTACAAGACATCTACAACATCTCAGAGTTATTAATCTTTCTGGTTGCGTTGAGATCAAAAGCACACAGCTCGAAGAATTTCAGGGCTTTCCAAGGAACCTGAAAGAATTATATCTTTCTGGTACTGGGATAAGAGAAGTGACATCATCAATCCACCTCTCCTCACTTGAAGTTTTGGATTTGTCTAACTGCAAAAGACTTCAAAACTTGCCCATGGGAAAGGGTAATTTGGCTTCTCTTATTAAACTCATGTTATCAGGGTGTTCAAAGCTCCAGAATATTCAAGATCTCCCAACAAACCTGAAAGAGCTATATCTTGCTGGGACCTCTATAAGAGAAGTTCCATCATCAATCTGTCATCTCACTCAACTTGTTGTTTTCGATGCCGAGAACTGCAAGAAGCTTCAAGACTTGCCTATGGGAATGGGTAATTTGATCTCTCTGACTATGTTAATTTTATCTGGCTGCTCAGAGCTCAGGAGTATCCCCGATCTTCCACGGAACCTTAGACATTTAAATCTAGCCGAGACCCCCATAAAGAAACTGCCATCATCATTTGAGGATCTCACTAAACTGGTTTCACTAGATTTGAATCACTGCGAAAGGCTTCAACATCTCCAAATGGAATCTTTCGAATCAGTAGTTAGGGTGGATCTATCTGGCTGCTTAGAGCTGAAGTATATCCTAGGTTTCTCACTTCAAGACATTACACAACTTCATGAAGATGGGACCGACAAAGTGATGTTACATGGAACTCCTCCATGTAACGTCACCTTAATTTTAGAGACGTGGAGAACAAGACATGTCACTCCAATGGAAAAGAGTGGGTCTAAATTTTATCTTAAGCTTATGCCATTTGTAACCACGCCATATCGTTCAAAGTTGCAATCTTCCCTAGTGTTCCGTATGTATGCCATGGTATCTTTGTTTCTCAGTAAAGCATACCTCCTTGACATACATATACCTCAAGAGATATGTAATCTCCTTTCACTCAAGACATTGGATCTCAGTGGAAACAATTTTGGTAAACTTCCTGAAAGCATCAAGCAGTTCCGCAATTTGGAGAGCCTTATATTATGTCATTGCAAAAACCTCGAATCACTTCCAGAGCTTCCTCAAAGTCTAGAGTTTTTGAATGCACATGGTTGTGTGTgtctaaaaaatattcataggAGCTTCCAACAGTTTCCTAGACATTGCACATTCAGCAATTGCTTTGAGATTTCTCCAGACATCGTTAGGGAGATTTTAGAAGCAAGAGTTGCGCAAATGGTCATAGATCATACTCTGCAG AAGCTCATCGAAGCACCAGCATTCAGTTTCTCTGTTCCAGCATTCCGTGATCCAAATTACATCTTTCACTTAAACCGAGGTTCATCTGTGATGATACGTTTAACTCCTAGCATAGAAACGCTTTTGGGGTTCCAAATATCAGTTGCAGTTGCATTTTGGAATGATTCCTACAGTAATGCCGGTTTTGGAATCAGGTGTGTCTGTAGCTGGAAAAACAAGAAAGGCCTTTCACGTCGACTTGAAAgaattttttcttgttggaaTCCAAAGGAAGTTGTTCAAAAAAGTCACATGTTTATCTTCTATGATGTCTCGATGCATCCATGTGTTGTTGATGGAAATGACTTCAATATATTGGATGATGTGGTTCATTTTGAATTGCTTCCGGTTAGCAGGGAGAACAAGATTCTTGATGATTGTTGCACTGTTACAGAGTGTGGAGTATATGCAATTACTGAAAACGTAGACCAAACAAATCTTGACTTTAGAGGACCGTCTTTTGCCTTGTTACCACCGTATAAGAAGCGAAAACGAAGTTTCTCGGGATCAGAAGACATTGAAATG GAAAACCAGAGGTTGAACAtctcaaaaaccaaacaaggGGATGTCCCAGAAAAGATAAGCCAAGCCGATACGGCTTATCTCACATCACCTTCTTTGCTTCAACGTCGGAGCCATCAGGTTTTTTTGAGCTTCAGTGAGGATGTCCCAAGATATTTTGTCAGCTATTtaatcaagaaattaaaatgGATTGGCATTACTGTAGTATATAGTGGATTCATGGGAGGCAAGTCTATGAGTCGTCCCGAGGTAACACAAGCCATAGAAGAATCAAGTATCTCAGTCGTCATTCTATCAAAAGACTATGTTTCTTCAAGTAAGTGCTTGGATGAATTGGTGGAGATCATAAGGTGGAGGGAAGAAAACTTGGGAAACAGAGTGATGCCAATTTACTATGAAATGGGTACATCTGATGTAATGAAGCAAGCCAAAACTATTGGGAATAGATTGGTGGAAACCTATTTGGGGAAAGTAGTAGAGAAACCAGAGCTGAGATGGATGAGAGCTTTGGCATACATTGTCAATATAGTCGGTGAATCTTCCCAATACTG GGTTGACAAAGCGAAGATGATTGAGAAGACTGTTGTGGATGTCTCAAATCAAATGAATATCTTGGAATCAAATGAAGCTGGTTTATTGTTCATTTACCAGGAAGAGGAGAACATGGAAAACTTTAAGAGAAACGTTTACGATGAGATGAACGGTGTGCGCATCATTCCAATCTGGCATGTATATgcatttttgttgatttatctgtttcttcttattttaaaatcacgCTTTATACTACGAGACGTGATCCACAAGTGA
- a CDS encoding uncharacterized protein (unknown protein; FUNCTIONS IN: molecular_function unknown; INVOLVED IN: biological_process unknown; LOCATED IN: cellular_component unknown; BEST Arabidopsis thaliana protein match is: Arabidopsis protein of unknown function (DUF241) (TAIR:AT2G17070.1); Has 22 Blast hits to 22 proteins in 2 species: Archae - 0; Bacteria - 0; Metazoa - 0; Fungi - 0; Plants - 22; Viruses - 0; Other Eukaryotes - 0 (source: NCBI BLink).) — translation MVFWRSNLFYERKRGDLLGEVKKYLASRNFTKKTVIVKVQESLTVAQAKDNNNENLAVFGQAEAITVALHDSLLSYMSVS, via the coding sequence ATGGTGTTTTGGAGATCCAACCTATTCTATGAAAGAAAGCGCGGAGATCTACTGGGAGAGGTCAAAAAATACTTAGCCTCAAGAAATTTCACCAAGAAGACAGTCATCGTCAAAGTACAAGAGTCTTTGACGGTTGCGCAAGCCAAAGATAACAACAATGAAAATTTGGCTGTCTTTGGACAAGCAGAAGCTATTACAGTTGCTCTGCATGATTCTCTACTTAGCTACATGTCTGTATCATAG
- a CDS encoding disease resistance protein (TIR-NBS-LRR class) (disease resistance protein (TIR-NBS-LRR class), putative; FUNCTIONS IN: transmembrane receptor activity, ATP binding; INVOLVED IN: signal transduction, apoptosis, defense response, innate immune response; LOCATED IN: intrinsic to membrane; CONTAINS InterPro DOMAIN/s: NB-ARC (InterPro:IPR002182), Leucine-rich repeat, typical subtype (InterPro:IPR003591), Leucine-rich repeat (InterPro:IPR001611), Disease resistance protein (InterPro:IPR000767), Toll-Interleukin receptor (InterPro:IPR000157); BEST Arabidopsis thaliana protein match is: disease resistance protein (TIR-NBS-LRR class) family (TAIR:AT4G19520.1); Has 35333 Blast hits to 34131 proteins in 2444 species: Archae - 798; Bacteria - 22429; Metazoa - 974; Fungi - 991; Plants - 531; Viruses - 0; Other Eukaryotes - 9610 (source: NCBI BLink).), producing MDYGACELVEDIARDMYEKIFPTKRIGIYRKMLKLEKIVYKQLWGIRSIGIWGMPGIGKTTLAEAAFDQFSGDYEASCIIKDFDKEFLAKGLYHLWNEYLGENINNSFIKSGQKRLLIVLDNVLKPLDADAFLNGFDWFGPGSLIIITSRDKQVLVQCGVNQIYEVEGLNKDEAKQLLHGCAFGIDWRKQSGLETLAPYYISVKYFSGNPLALSLYEEMLSHMKSDKMEVKLLKLNHPPPQIMEVFKSNYNALNENEKSMFLDIACFFRGEKADYVMQLFEGCGFFPHVGIYVLVDKCLVTIVKRKMEMHNLIQIVGKAISNEGTVELDRHVRLWDTSIIQPLLEDEETKLKGESKGTTEDIEVIFLDMSNLKFFVKPDAFKSMHNLRFLKIYSSNPGKHQRIRFREALQSLPNELRLLHWEDYPLQSLPQHFDPTHLVELNMPYSKLQKLWGGTKNLEMLKMVRLSHSQDLVEIEELIKSKNIEVIDLQGCTKIQSFPATRHLQHLRVINLSGCVEIKSTQLEEFQGFPRNLKELYLSGTGIREVTSSIHLSSLEVLDLSNCKRLQNLPMGKGNLASLIKLMLSGCSKLQNIQDLPTNLKELYLAGTSIREVPSSICHLTQLVVFDAENCKKLQDLPMGMGNLISLTMLILSGCSELRSIPDLPRNLRHLNLAETPIKKLPSSFEDLTKLVSLDLNHCERLQHLQMESFESVVRVDLSGCLELKYILGFSLQDITQLHEDGTDKVMLHGTPPCNVTLILETWRTRHVTPMEKSGSKFYLKLMPFVTTPYRSKLQSSLVFRMYAMVSLFLSKAYLLDIHIPQEICNLLSLKTLDLSGNNFGKLPESIKQFRNLESLILCHCKNLESLPELPQSLEFLNAHGCVCLKNIHRSFQQFPRHCTFSNCFEISPDIVREILEARVAQMVIDHTLQKLIEAPAFSFSVPAFRDPNYIFHLNRGSSVMIRLTPSIETLLGFQISVAVAFWNDSYSNAGFGISHMFIFYDVSMHPCVVDGNDFNILDDVVHFELLPVSRENKILDDCCTVTECGVYAITENVDQTNLDFRGPSFALLPPYKKRKRSFSGSEDIEMENQRLNISKTKQGDVPEKISQADTAYLTSPSLLQRRSHQVFLSFSEDVPRYFVSYLIKKLKWIGITVVYSGFMGGKSMSRPEVTQAIEESSISVVILSKDYVSSSKCLDELVEIIRWREENLGNRVMPIYYEMGTSDVMKQAKTIGNRLVETYLGKVVEKPELRWMRALAYIVNIVGESSQYWVDKAKMIEKTVVDVSNQMNILESNEAGLLFIYQEEENMENFKRNVYDEMNGVRIIPIWHVYAFLLIYLFLLILKSRFILRDVIHK from the exons ATGGATTATGGTGCTTGTGAACTAGTGGAAGACATTGCTAGGGATATGTATGAAAAGATTTTCCCTACCAAACGAATTGGGATCTACAGGAAGATGCTGAAGttagaaaaaattgtttacaagCAACTATGGGGTATCCGCAGCATAGGCATATGGGGTATGCCAGGCATAGGAAAAACAACACTTGCCGAAGCAGCATTTGACCAATTTTCTGGTGATTATGAAGCTTCTTGCATCATCAAAGACTTCGACAAAGAATTTCTTGCGAAAGGACTTTATCATTTGTGGAATGAATACTTAGGggaaaatataaacaattcTTTTATCAAGTCCGGACAAAAAAGACTTCTTATCGTCCTTGACAATGTTCTTAAACCTCTGGATGCAGACGCTTTTCTTAATGGGTTTGATTGGTTTGGTCCAGGGAGCCTGATAATCATAACCTCTAGAGATAAACAAGTACTAGTGCAGTGTGGCGTCAACCAAATATATGAGGTTGAAGGTTTAAACAAAGATGAGGCTAAGCAACTACTTCACGGATGCGCATTTGGAATAGACTGGAGAAAACAGAGTGGGTTGGAAACTCTTGCACCTTACTATATTTCTGTCAAATATTTTAGTGGAAACCCTCTAGCTCTTAGCCTTTATGAAGAAATGTTGTCACACATGAAGTCAGATAAAATGGAGGTTAAGCTCCTCAAGCTCAACCACCCTCCACCTCAGATTATGGAAGTATTCAAGAGCAATTACAATGCACTTAATGAGAACGAGAAGAGCATGTTTCTAGACATTGCTTGTTTCTTCAGGGGAGAAAAGGCGGACTACGTGATGCAACTGTTTGAAGGATGTGGATTCTTTCCACATGTTGGAATATATGTTCTAGTGGATAAGTGTCTGGTGACTAttgtaaaaagaaagatggaaaTGCATAATCTGATCCAGATTGTTGGGAAGGCGATTTCAAATGAAGGAACTGTAGAACTTGATAGGCATGTCAGACTATGGGACACTTCAATCATTCAACCTCTgctagaagatgaagaaaccaaattaaagGGTGAATCTAAG GGTACTACTGAAGATATTGAAGTCATATTTCTAGACATGTCTAACTTGAAATTCTTTGTCAAACCTGATGCTTTCAAGAGTATGCATAATCTTAGATTTCTGAAGATTTATAGTTCTAATCCTGGAAAGCATCAGAGAATTCGCTTTCGAGAAGCTCTTCAGTCTCTTCCCAATGAGCTACGGCTACTCCACTGGGAGGATTATCCTCTACAATCCCTGCCACAACATTTTGATCCTACGCACCTTGTTGAACTCAACATGCCTTACAGTAAACTTCAAAAACTTTGGGGTGGAACCAAG aACCTTGAGATGTTGAAGATGGTCAGGCTTAGTCACTCGCAAGATCTAGTTGAAATTGAAGAACtgataaaatctaaaaatattgaaGTAATCGATCTCCAAGGTTGTACAAAAATACAGAGTTTTCCAGCTACAAGACATCTACAACATCTCAGAGTTATTAATCTTTCTGGTTGCGTTGAGATCAAAAGCACACAGCTCGAAGAATTTCAGGGCTTTCCAAGGAACCTGAAAGAATTATATCTTTCTGGTACTGGGATAAGAGAAGTGACATCATCAATCCACCTCTCCTCACTTGAAGTTTTGGATTTGTCTAACTGCAAAAGACTTCAAAACTTGCCCATGGGAAAGGGTAATTTGGCTTCTCTTATTAAACTCATGTTATCAGGGTGTTCAAAGCTCCAGAATATTCAAGATCTCCCAACAAACCTGAAAGAGCTATATCTTGCTGGGACCTCTATAAGAGAAGTTCCATCATCAATCTGTCATCTCACTCAACTTGTTGTTTTCGATGCCGAGAACTGCAAGAAGCTTCAAGACTTGCCTATGGGAATGGGTAATTTGATCTCTCTGACTATGTTAATTTTATCTGGCTGCTCAGAGCTCAGGAGTATCCCCGATCTTCCACGGAACCTTAGACATTTAAATCTAGCCGAGACCCCCATAAAGAAACTGCCATCATCATTTGAGGATCTCACTAAACTGGTTTCACTAGATTTGAATCACTGCGAAAGGCTTCAACATCTCCAAATGGAATCTTTCGAATCAGTAGTTAGGGTGGATCTATCTGGCTGCTTAGAGCTGAAGTATATCCTAGGTTTCTCACTTCAAGACATTACACAACTTCATGAAGATGGGACCGACAAAGTGATGTTACATGGAACTCCTCCATGTAACGTCACCTTAATTTTAGAGACGTGGAGAACAAGACATGTCACTCCAATGGAAAAGAGTGGGTCTAAATTTTATCTTAAGCTTATGCCATTTGTAACCACGCCATATCGTTCAAAGTTGCAATCTTCCCTAGTGTTCCGTATGTATGCCATGGTATCTTTGTTTCTCAGTAAAGCATACCTCCTTGACATACATATACCTCAAGAGATATGTAATCTCCTTTCACTCAAGACATTGGATCTCAGTGGAAACAATTTTGGTAAACTTCCTGAAAGCATCAAGCAGTTCCGCAATTTGGAGAGCCTTATATTATGTCATTGCAAAAACCTCGAATCACTTCCAGAGCTTCCTCAAAGTCTAGAGTTTTTGAATGCACATGGTTGTGTGTgtctaaaaaatattcataggAGCTTCCAACAGTTTCCTAGACATTGCACATTCAGCAATTGCTTTGAGATTTCTCCAGACATCGTTAGGGAGATTTTAGAAGCAAGAGTTGCGCAAATGGTCATAGATCATACTCTGCAG AAGCTCATCGAAGCACCAGCATTCAGTTTCTCTGTTCCAGCATTCCGTGATCCAAATTACATCTTTCACTTAAACCGAGGTTCATCTGTGATGATACGTTTAACTCCTAGCATAGAAACGCTTTTGGGGTTCCAAATATCAGTTGCAGTTGCATTTTGGAATGATTCCTACAGTAATGCCGGTTTTGGAATCAG TCACATGTTTATCTTCTATGATGTCTCGATGCATCCATGTGTTGTTGATGGAAATGACTTCAATATATTGGATGATGTGGTTCATTTTGAATTGCTTCCGGTTAGCAGGGAGAACAAGATTCTTGATGATTGTTGCACTGTTACAGAGTGTGGAGTATATGCAATTACTGAAAACGTAGACCAAACAAATCTTGACTTTAGAGGACCGTCTTTTGCCTTGTTACCACCGTATAAGAAGCGAAAACGAAGTTTCTCGGGATCAGAAGACATTGAAATG GAAAACCAGAGGTTGAACAtctcaaaaaccaaacaaggGGATGTCCCAGAAAAGATAAGCCAAGCCGATACGGCTTATCTCACATCACCTTCTTTGCTTCAACGTCGGAGCCATCAGGTTTTTTTGAGCTTCAGTGAGGATGTCCCAAGATATTTTGTCAGCTATTtaatcaagaaattaaaatgGATTGGCATTACTGTAGTATATAGTGGATTCATGGGAGGCAAGTCTATGAGTCGTCCCGAGGTAACACAAGCCATAGAAGAATCAAGTATCTCAGTCGTCATTCTATCAAAAGACTATGTTTCTTCAAGTAAGTGCTTGGATGAATTGGTGGAGATCATAAGGTGGAGGGAAGAAAACTTGGGAAACAGAGTGATGCCAATTTACTATGAAATGGGTACATCTGATGTAATGAAGCAAGCCAAAACTATTGGGAATAGATTGGTGGAAACCTATTTGGGGAAAGTAGTAGAGAAACCAGAGCTGAGATGGATGAGAGCTTTGGCATACATTGTCAATATAGTCGGTGAATCTTCCCAATACTG GGTTGACAAAGCGAAGATGATTGAGAAGACTGTTGTGGATGTCTCAAATCAAATGAATATCTTGGAATCAAATGAAGCTGGTTTATTGTTCATTTACCAGGAAGAGGAGAACATGGAAAACTTTAAGAGAAACGTTTACGATGAGATGAACGGTGTGCGCATCATTCCAATCTGGCATGTATATgcatttttgttgatttatctgtttcttcttattttaaaatcacgCTTTATACTACGAGACGTGATCCACAAGTGA
- the NAC036 gene encoding NAC domain containing protein 36 (NAC domain containing protein 36 (NAC036); CONTAINS InterPro DOMAIN/s: No apical meristem (NAM) protein (InterPro:IPR003441); BEST Arabidopsis thaliana protein match is: NAC domain containing protein 35 (TAIR:AT2G02450.2); Has 2865 Blast hits to 2857 proteins in 76 species: Archae - 0; Bacteria - 2; Metazoa - 0; Fungi - 0; Plants - 2863; Viruses - 0; Other Eukaryotes - 0 (source: NCBI BLink).), which yields MGKDIELPGFRFHPTEEELLDFYLKNMVYGKRSSVEVIGFLNIYRHDPWDLPGLSRIGEREWYFFVPRERKHGNGGRPSRTTEKGYWKATGSDRKIISLSEPKRVIGLKKTLVFYRGRAPGGSKTDWVMNEFRMPDNCSLPKDVVLCKIYRKATSLKVLEQRAEMEAKMNQTCPNSPLSSSETISFVGKEENMMTSFRAPQVIAMEEANKIQMHQENAKTEEKQREAETKEPSSSLKLPFGSLPELQLPKPGVEWDQLLSISPWLQNLTPIVNIYW from the exons ATGGGAAAAGATATTGAGCTCCCGGGTTTTAGGTTCCACCCGACTGAGGAAGAGCTTCTTGATTTCTACCTCAAGAACATGGTTTACGGTAAGAGATCGAGTGTCGAAGTCATTGGTTTCCTTAACATATACCGTCATGATCCATGGGACTTACCTG GTTTATCGAGAATCGGGGAGAGGGAATGGTACTTCTTTGTACCAAGGGAAAGGAAGCATGGGAACGGTGGGAGGCCAAGCAGGACAACTGAAAAAGGATATTGGAAAGCAACTGGATCCGATCGTAAAATCATAAGCTTGTCTGAGCCAAAACGTGTTATAGGGCTCAAGAAGACGCTTGTGTTCTATAGAGGAAGAGCACCAGGAGGAAGCAAGACTGATTGGGTGATGAACGAGTTTCGGATGCCCGATAATTGCTCCTTACCAAAG GATGTTGTGCTTTGTAAGATATATAGAAAAGCTACTTCATTGAAAGTATTGGAGCAAAGGGCAGAGATGGAAGCTAAGATGAATCAAACATGTCCTAACTCTCCTCTTTCGTCTTCCGAGACGATTTCTTTCGTtggtaaagaagaaaacatgatGACTTCGTTCCGTGCTCCTCAAGTAATAGCTATGGAAGAAGCAAACAAGATCCAAATGCATCAAGAAAACGCGAAAAccgaagagaaacaaagagaagcaGAGACCAAAGAACCTTCTTCATCACTGAAGCTACCGTTTGGAAGTTTACCAGAGCTACAATTACCAAAACCAGGAGTAGAATGGGACCAGTTGTTGAGTATAAGCCCATGGCTCCAGAATCTTACACCAATAGTTAACATATATTGGTAG